The following coding sequences are from one Paramormyrops kingsleyae isolate MSU_618 chromosome 21, PKINGS_0.4, whole genome shotgun sequence window:
- the nck1a gene encoding SH2/SH3 adapter protein Nck1 isoform X1: MTEEVIVIAKFDYVAQQDQELDIKKNERLWLLDDSKSWWRVRNATNKTGFVPSNYVERKNSARKASIVKNLKDTLGFGKVKRKPGMRETASNADGDMFLDNGERLYDLNLPALVKFSYAAEREDELSLVKGTRVIVMEKCSDGWWRGSYDGHVGWFPSNYVTEDLDGTAPMDPVSSLTEKLAAVVQSANGNRVLHVVQALYPFSSSNEEELNFEKGEVMDVVEKPENDPEWWKCRKGDGRTGLVPKNYVTVLQNSGQGNGGPPTPDCDYVAPSASGRFAGKQWYYGKVTRHQAEVALNQRGEEGDFLIRDSESSPNDFSISLKAQGKNKHFKVQLKDILYCIGQRRFNSMEELVEHYKKAPIFTSEQGDKLYLVKPLS; this comes from the exons ATGACGGAAGAGGTGATTGTCATCGCTAAGTTCGACTACGTGGCGCAGCAGGACCAGGAGCTGGACATCAAGAAGAACGAGCGCCTCTGGCTTCTGGATGACTCCAAGTCATGGTGGCGCGTGCGGAACGCCACCAACAAGACGGGCTTTGTGCCCTCAAACTACGTGGAGAGGAAGAACAGCGCTAGGAAGGCCTCCATTGTGAAGAACCTGAAGGACACCCTGG GGTTCGGGAAGGTCAAGCGGAAACCCGGCATGAGGGAGACTGCCTCCAATGCTGACGGCGACATGTTCTTGGACAACGGGGAGCGACTGTATGATCTGAACCTGCCAGCATTGGTCAAGTTCAGCTACGCGGCTGAGCGGGAGGATGAGCTGTCGCTGGTCAAGGGCACGCGGGTCATCGTCATGGAGAAGTGCAGCGACGGCTGGTGGCGTGGTAGCTACGACGGCCACGTGGGCTGGTTCCCGTCCAACTACGTGACGGAGGACCTGGACGGCACGGCGCCGATGGACCCAGTGAGCTCGCTGACCGAGAAGCTGGCGGCCGTCGTGCAGAGTGCCAATGGCAACCGCGTGCTCCATGTCGTCCAGGCCCTCTACCCCTTCAGCTCCAGTAACGAGGAAGAGCTGAACTTCGAGAAGGGTGAGGTCATGGACGTGGTGGAGAAGCCGGAGAACGACCCCGAGTGGTGGAAGTGCCGCAAGGGCGACGGGCGGACTGGGCTCGTGCCCAAGAACTACGTCACGGTGCTGCAGAACAGCGGGCAGGGCAACGGAGGGCCTCCTACGCCTGACTGCGACTATGTGGCGCCCTCGGCAAGCGGGAGGTTTGCGGGGAAACAGTGGTACTACGGCAAGGTGACCCGGCACCAGGCTGAAGTGGCTTTGAACCAGCGGGGCGAGGAGGGCGACTTCCTGATCAGGGACAGCGAATCCTCG cccaacgACTTCTCCATCTCCCTGAAGGCCCAGGGCAAAAACAAGCACTTCAAGGTACAGTTGAAGGACATCCTCTACTGCATCGGTCAGCGCAGGTTCAACTCCATGGAGGAGCTGGTGGAACACTACAAGAAGGCCCCCATCTTCACCAGTGAACAAGGAGACAAACTCTATCTGGTGAAGCCGCTCTCCTGA
- the nck1a gene encoding SH2/SH3 adapter protein Nck1 isoform X2: MDMANLFKHFFRFGKVKRKPGMRETASNADGDMFLDNGERLYDLNLPALVKFSYAAEREDELSLVKGTRVIVMEKCSDGWWRGSYDGHVGWFPSNYVTEDLDGTAPMDPVSSLTEKLAAVVQSANGNRVLHVVQALYPFSSSNEEELNFEKGEVMDVVEKPENDPEWWKCRKGDGRTGLVPKNYVTVLQNSGQGNGGPPTPDCDYVAPSASGRFAGKQWYYGKVTRHQAEVALNQRGEEGDFLIRDSESSPNDFSISLKAQGKNKHFKVQLKDILYCIGQRRFNSMEELVEHYKKAPIFTSEQGDKLYLVKPLS, from the exons ATGGATATGGCAAACCTCTTTAAGCATTTCTTCC GGTTCGGGAAGGTCAAGCGGAAACCCGGCATGAGGGAGACTGCCTCCAATGCTGACGGCGACATGTTCTTGGACAACGGGGAGCGACTGTATGATCTGAACCTGCCAGCATTGGTCAAGTTCAGCTACGCGGCTGAGCGGGAGGATGAGCTGTCGCTGGTCAAGGGCACGCGGGTCATCGTCATGGAGAAGTGCAGCGACGGCTGGTGGCGTGGTAGCTACGACGGCCACGTGGGCTGGTTCCCGTCCAACTACGTGACGGAGGACCTGGACGGCACGGCGCCGATGGACCCAGTGAGCTCGCTGACCGAGAAGCTGGCGGCCGTCGTGCAGAGTGCCAATGGCAACCGCGTGCTCCATGTCGTCCAGGCCCTCTACCCCTTCAGCTCCAGTAACGAGGAAGAGCTGAACTTCGAGAAGGGTGAGGTCATGGACGTGGTGGAGAAGCCGGAGAACGACCCCGAGTGGTGGAAGTGCCGCAAGGGCGACGGGCGGACTGGGCTCGTGCCCAAGAACTACGTCACGGTGCTGCAGAACAGCGGGCAGGGCAACGGAGGGCCTCCTACGCCTGACTGCGACTATGTGGCGCCCTCGGCAAGCGGGAGGTTTGCGGGGAAACAGTGGTACTACGGCAAGGTGACCCGGCACCAGGCTGAAGTGGCTTTGAACCAGCGGGGCGAGGAGGGCGACTTCCTGATCAGGGACAGCGAATCCTCG cccaacgACTTCTCCATCTCCCTGAAGGCCCAGGGCAAAAACAAGCACTTCAAGGTACAGTTGAAGGACATCCTCTACTGCATCGGTCAGCGCAGGTTCAACTCCATGGAGGAGCTGGTGGAACACTACAAGAAGGCCCCCATCTTCACCAGTGAACAAGGAGACAAACTCTATCTGGTGAAGCCGCTCTCCTGA
- the bdh1 gene encoding D-beta-hydroxybutyrate dehydrogenase, mitochondrial, which translates to MVSPSIRRGAALVAFSVFLTLILGFGLPAVLNFAAVRCGFPEASVAECIVAVYLVFVLYVAMPSVPRGSVKIAGKAVLITGCDRGFGFALAKHLHKLGFTVFAGCLLKENGGDGVTELENMHSDRMKVVQLDVCSDHQVSQAVEFVRSNLDDPEKGLWAVVNNAGVSTFGEVEFTSMETYKQVSEVNLWGTIRVTKAFLPLIRRAEGRVVNIASMFGRMSNAMRSPYCVSKYGVEAFSDCLRYEMKRWGVKVIIIEPGNFIAATGILTRDTVAATADKMWKEAPSKVQSDYGMGYFEQQVAMVRSYCSSGQRDVTPVMTSIADAVVSRYPYTRYNPMEVHWWIRMQIMTHLPAAISDRLYF; encoded by the exons ATGGTTTCGCCGTCGATCAGACGGGGCGCGGCTCTGGTGGCGTTTTCCGTGTTCCTGACGCTGATCCTGGGCTTTGGGCTGCCGGCGGTGCTAAACTTCGCCGCCGTACGCTGCGGCTTTCCCGAAGCCAGTGTGGCCGAGTGCATCGTTGCAGTCTATCTGGTCTTTGTGCTGTACGTGGCCATGCCCTCCGTGCCCCGAGGATCCGTGAAG ATTGCCGGTAAAGCGGTGCTGATTACCGGTTGTGACAGAGGATTTGGATTCGCTCTGGCCAAACACCTGCACAAGTTGGGATTTACCGTCTTCGCGGGATGCCTGCTGAAG gagaacggcGGAGACGGCGTTACGGAGCTGGAGAATATGCACTCTGACAGGATGAAGGTGGTGCAGCTGGACGTGTGCAGTGACCACCAGGTGTCCCAGGCCGTGGAGTTCGTGAGAAGCAACCTGGATGATCCTGAGAAAG GTCTGTGGGCGGTGGTGAACAATGCTGGGGTCTCCACCTTTGGAGAGGTGGAGTTCACCAGCATGGAAACGTACAAGCAGGTCTCAGAGGTGAACCTGTGGGGCACCATCAGAGTGACCAAGGCCTTCCTACCTCTCATCCGCAGGGCTGAAG GCAGAGTGGTGAACATAGCCAGCATGTTTGGGAGAATGAGCAACGCCATGCGCTCACCATACTGCGTGTCCAAGTACGGAGTAGAGGCGTTCTCCGACTGCCTGCGGTACGAGATGAAGCGCTGGGGCGTCAAGGTCATCATCATCGAGCCCGGTAACTTCATCGCCGCCACTGGCATCCTCACGCGGGACACTGTGGCTGCCACTGCGGACAAGATGTGGAAGGAGGCGCCTAGCAAAGTCCAGAGCGATTATGGGATGGGCTACTTCGAGCAGCAGGTCGCCATGGTGCGGTCCTACTGCAGCAGCGGGCAGAGGGATGTGACGCCAGTCATGACCAGCATAGCCGACGCCGTGGTGTCCCGCTACCCCTACACCCGCTATAACCCCATGGAGGTGCACTGGTGGATCCGTATGCAGATCATGACCCACCTCCCGGCAGCCATTTCCGACAGGCTGTACTTTTGA
- the nck1a gene encoding SH2/SH3 adapter protein Nck1 isoform X3 produces MSSSGFGKVKRKPGMRETASNADGDMFLDNGERLYDLNLPALVKFSYAAEREDELSLVKGTRVIVMEKCSDGWWRGSYDGHVGWFPSNYVTEDLDGTAPMDPVSSLTEKLAAVVQSANGNRVLHVVQALYPFSSSNEEELNFEKGEVMDVVEKPENDPEWWKCRKGDGRTGLVPKNYVTVLQNSGQGNGGPPTPDCDYVAPSASGRFAGKQWYYGKVTRHQAEVALNQRGEEGDFLIRDSESSPNDFSISLKAQGKNKHFKVQLKDILYCIGQRRFNSMEELVEHYKKAPIFTSEQGDKLYLVKPLS; encoded by the exons ATGTCATCCTCAG GGTTCGGGAAGGTCAAGCGGAAACCCGGCATGAGGGAGACTGCCTCCAATGCTGACGGCGACATGTTCTTGGACAACGGGGAGCGACTGTATGATCTGAACCTGCCAGCATTGGTCAAGTTCAGCTACGCGGCTGAGCGGGAGGATGAGCTGTCGCTGGTCAAGGGCACGCGGGTCATCGTCATGGAGAAGTGCAGCGACGGCTGGTGGCGTGGTAGCTACGACGGCCACGTGGGCTGGTTCCCGTCCAACTACGTGACGGAGGACCTGGACGGCACGGCGCCGATGGACCCAGTGAGCTCGCTGACCGAGAAGCTGGCGGCCGTCGTGCAGAGTGCCAATGGCAACCGCGTGCTCCATGTCGTCCAGGCCCTCTACCCCTTCAGCTCCAGTAACGAGGAAGAGCTGAACTTCGAGAAGGGTGAGGTCATGGACGTGGTGGAGAAGCCGGAGAACGACCCCGAGTGGTGGAAGTGCCGCAAGGGCGACGGGCGGACTGGGCTCGTGCCCAAGAACTACGTCACGGTGCTGCAGAACAGCGGGCAGGGCAACGGAGGGCCTCCTACGCCTGACTGCGACTATGTGGCGCCCTCGGCAAGCGGGAGGTTTGCGGGGAAACAGTGGTACTACGGCAAGGTGACCCGGCACCAGGCTGAAGTGGCTTTGAACCAGCGGGGCGAGGAGGGCGACTTCCTGATCAGGGACAGCGAATCCTCG cccaacgACTTCTCCATCTCCCTGAAGGCCCAGGGCAAAAACAAGCACTTCAAGGTACAGTTGAAGGACATCCTCTACTGCATCGGTCAGCGCAGGTTCAACTCCATGGAGGAGCTGGTGGAACACTACAAGAAGGCCCCCATCTTCACCAGTGAACAAGGAGACAAACTCTATCTGGTGAAGCCGCTCTCCTGA